TAGGCAACGGCTACGGGGATATCGAGGTACTGGAGATCATGCTCAGGAAATACAAGACCGTAGCCGAACGTGTGCGTCCGACAGACAGGATGATCGCGCACACAGGGTATCTTATCTTCGCACGGAAGCTGGATCAGAGCGCCGGGGAGCAACAGGGAGGGCCTGATCTGTCTTGACAGAAATCTTTCTTTCATCAATAATAAGAAAACACTAAACGCAAGGAGGTACTACATGGCCCAGGATCCGAAAGAAAAAAGGAAGGCAAAGGTAATTGAAGTGTTAAACAGGGCCCGTTCCATGGAGCTCCATGCCATTCACCAATACATGAATCAGCATTATAACCTGGATGACATGGATTACGGGGATATGGCCGCGAAGGTCAAGCTGATAGCAATCGATGAGATGCGCCATGCGGAGATGTTTGCGGATCGGATTAAGGAACTGGGTGGTGAGCCTACCTCGGACCTTGCAGGGAAGGTTGAAAAAGGTCAGAAGGTGGAATCCGTTTTTCCCTTCGATGCAAACCTCGAAGACGATACGATCAGCGTTTACAACCAGTTCCTTCTGGTATGCAGGGAGAACGGCGACAGCATCAGTATGAAGATGTTTGAGGCGATCATTGATGAGGAGCAGATACATTTTAATTACTTCGACAATGTGAAGGATCACATTGAGCAGCTTGACGGATC
Above is a window of Syntrophorhabdaceae bacterium DNA encoding:
- a CDS encoding bacterioferritin, translating into MAQDPKEKRKAKVIEVLNRARSMELHAIHQYMNQHYNLDDMDYGDMAAKVKLIAIDEMRHAEMFADRIKELGGEPTSDLAGKVEKGQKVESVFPFDANLEDDTISVYNQFLLVCRENGDSISMKMFEAIIDEEQIHFNYFDNVKDHIEQLDGSYLAQIAGTPSTTGLQTQGFVARQGGGTPQGA